Proteins found in one Herbiconiux sp. A18JL235 genomic segment:
- a CDS encoding acyltransferase family protein encodes MEKQQGARAADKGARPDHFLPHLQGLRAIAVLLVVVYHFWPGRLTGGYIGVDVFFVISGFLITQQLTRQLERTERIALPSFYAKRARRLLPAAITVLVFASLMTLFVMPLSSLTENVREILASTFYVENWVLALNSVDYLAAANEASLVQHYWSLSLEEQFYLFWPVLLLGASVFAVKFLKGRRWLALISVLAVVGVVSFALSVFVTVTDPAAAYFVTYTRVWEFAVGGALALLPRLRPVRAWQSNLLGYGGIVVVLACGYLFDKTTPFPGYMAAIPVLGTAAVIVAQHREKPWDAGRVLSFRPVSFIGDISYSLYLWHWPLIVIAPYIPGWGLSIWNRIALFLFCFVIAWATKRFIEDPARTWTFFTKRRPRTTMLAVVGAMVVSTLFAGAAWAVQQPKYDAEAAQLASTLTDPPECFGAASGPTDGLEPLVPRCDNPELADVIIPSPGFGNADRPQHPECLSTLNDATVRDCQFGSEEADAPQVALIGDSHAYALMDPFIEMAERNGWHLTTYLKGGCPWTTTPLSARDAFAVSCDDWRAELTGQLAAHEPFDAVFTAALTDRNVPGTSDDEQVAAVGYGAAWAPVLAAGTPIVTVVDNPAWPDDPNKCLRTEDAASCAIPRDEGLAEFDPIAMAADAALAQGDDVTLLDFSDTYCTSEECPAVVGGANVYRDVDHLTRTFAFTLEPFIERAMLSPLSR; translated from the coding sequence ATGGAGAAGCAGCAGGGCGCGCGCGCCGCCGACAAGGGCGCGAGACCCGACCACTTCCTCCCGCACCTGCAGGGTCTGCGCGCCATCGCCGTGCTGCTCGTGGTGGTCTACCATTTCTGGCCCGGCCGTCTCACCGGCGGATACATCGGCGTCGACGTCTTCTTCGTGATCTCGGGCTTCCTCATCACGCAGCAGCTCACCCGCCAACTCGAGCGCACCGAGCGCATCGCCCTGCCCTCCTTCTACGCCAAGCGCGCACGCCGCCTCCTTCCTGCTGCCATCACCGTGCTCGTGTTCGCGAGCCTCATGACGCTGTTCGTCATGCCGCTGTCGAGTCTCACCGAGAACGTCCGCGAGATCCTCGCCTCGACGTTCTATGTGGAGAACTGGGTGCTCGCCCTCAACTCTGTGGACTACTTGGCCGCGGCCAACGAGGCGAGCCTGGTGCAGCACTACTGGTCGCTGTCGCTGGAGGAGCAGTTCTACCTGTTCTGGCCCGTGCTGCTGCTCGGCGCATCCGTCTTCGCGGTGAAGTTCCTCAAGGGGCGGCGCTGGCTCGCGCTCATCTCGGTGCTCGCCGTGGTCGGCGTCGTCTCGTTCGCGCTGTCGGTCTTCGTCACCGTCACCGACCCGGCCGCCGCCTACTTCGTCACCTACACCAGGGTGTGGGAGTTCGCGGTGGGCGGCGCGCTCGCCCTGCTGCCGCGACTGCGACCCGTCCGCGCCTGGCAGTCGAACCTGCTCGGCTACGGCGGCATCGTCGTGGTGCTCGCCTGCGGCTACCTGTTCGACAAGACGACGCCGTTCCCGGGGTACATGGCGGCCATCCCGGTGCTCGGCACCGCGGCCGTCATCGTGGCGCAGCACCGCGAGAAGCCGTGGGACGCCGGGCGCGTCTTGAGCTTCCGCCCCGTGAGCTTCATCGGCGACATCTCCTACTCGCTCTACCTCTGGCACTGGCCGCTCATCGTCATCGCCCCCTACATCCCGGGCTGGGGCCTCAGCATCTGGAACCGCATCGCACTGTTCCTGTTCTGCTTCGTCATCGCCTGGGCCACCAAGCGCTTCATCGAAGACCCCGCCCGCACCTGGACCTTCTTCACCAAGCGCCGCCCGCGAACCACGATGCTCGCCGTCGTCGGCGCGATGGTCGTCTCGACGCTCTTCGCCGGCGCCGCCTGGGCCGTGCAGCAGCCGAAGTACGACGCCGAGGCCGCGCAGCTGGCCTCCACCCTCACCGATCCGCCCGAGTGCTTCGGTGCCGCGTCCGGCCCCACCGACGGCCTCGAGCCGCTCGTTCCGCGCTGCGACAACCCCGAACTCGCCGACGTCATCATCCCGAGCCCGGGCTTCGGCAACGCCGACCGGCCCCAGCATCCGGAGTGCTTGTCGACCCTCAACGACGCCACCGTGCGCGACTGCCAGTTCGGCAGCGAGGAGGCCGATGCGCCTCAGGTCGCGCTCATCGGCGACAGTCATGCCTACGCCCTGATGGATCCGTTCATCGAGATGGCCGAGCGCAACGGCTGGCACCTCACCACCTACCTCAAGGGCGGCTGCCCGTGGACCACGACGCCGCTGTCCGCCCGCGACGCCTTCGCGGTCTCCTGCGACGACTGGCGGGCCGAGCTCACGGGGCAGCTCGCCGCCCACGAGCCCTTCGACGCGGTGTTCACCGCCGCCCTCACCGACCGCAACGTGCCGGGCACCTCCGACGACGAGCAGGTCGCAGCCGTGGGCTACGGCGCGGCCTGGGCCCCTGTGCTCGCCGCGGGAACCCCGATCGTGACCGTCGTCGACAACCCCGCCTGGCCCGACGACCCCAACAAGTGTCTGCGCACCGAAGACGCCGCCTCGTGCGCGATTCCGCGCGACGAGGGGCTCGCCGAGTTCGACCCCATCGCGATGGCGGCGGATGCTGCCCTCGCCCAGGGCGATGACGTGACACTGCTCGATTTCAGCGACACCTACTGCACGAGCGAGGAATGCCCCGCGGTCGTGGGCGGTGCGAACGTCTACCGCGACGTCGACCACCTCACCCGTACCTTCGCGTTCACGCTGGAACCCTTCATCGAGCGGGCGATGCTCTCCCCCCTGAGCCGATGA
- a CDS encoding YihY/virulence factor BrkB family protein, protein MARAARGGPGDGGHDGRHVDDTDAAAVDATLRDRIEQHTQRLQERFDQPLTRITALTNDTLALFPTRVWRRFLAGNGFLLSSGMSYQALFAVFAAVYVIFAVAGIWLVGSPETMGALIEVINTYIPGLIGPEGVIPESDLLAIASSSTSVLTITGVAAFVVLIWTAIGWITYSRVAVRAIFGVPRDPRSYVLLKARDFVVALVLGVALFAAAVLSVASTAALDWVYSLFPNALRDWSTGLVTVLGLVVVYLIDTIALMVLFRFLANARLTVKRMLGGATLGGAALLVLQVAGSQLLGGASRNPLLSTFVVFIAMLLWFRLTSVATLVAAAWISVAADDRGELLYEPTASERAAMEHDALVLAAEIRMREAAAELADATWWRRPAARWRLDAAREELAALEERGRAGAS, encoded by the coding sequence ATGGCGCGAGCGGCACGCGGAGGCCCCGGCGACGGCGGGCACGACGGCAGGCACGTCGACGACACCGACGCGGCCGCCGTCGACGCCACCCTCCGCGACCGCATCGAGCAGCACACCCAGCGCCTCCAGGAGCGCTTCGACCAGCCGCTCACCCGCATCACCGCCCTCACGAACGACACCCTCGCGCTCTTCCCCACGCGCGTCTGGCGCCGGTTCCTCGCCGGCAACGGCTTCCTCCTCTCGTCGGGAATGAGCTACCAGGCGCTGTTCGCCGTGTTCGCCGCGGTCTACGTGATCTTCGCCGTCGCGGGCATCTGGCTGGTGGGTTCGCCCGAGACGATGGGTGCGCTGATCGAGGTGATCAACACCTACATCCCCGGGCTGATCGGCCCCGAAGGGGTCATCCCCGAGAGCGACCTGCTCGCGATCGCGAGCTCGAGCACCTCGGTGCTCACCATCACGGGCGTCGCGGCATTCGTGGTGCTCATCTGGACCGCGATCGGCTGGATCACCTATTCCCGTGTCGCCGTGCGCGCCATCTTCGGTGTGCCACGAGACCCCCGCTCCTACGTGCTGCTCAAGGCGCGCGACTTCGTGGTGGCGCTCGTGCTCGGCGTCGCCCTGTTCGCCGCCGCCGTGCTCAGCGTCGCCAGCACGGCGGCCCTCGACTGGGTGTACTCGCTGTTCCCGAACGCTCTGCGCGACTGGTCGACGGGCCTCGTCACCGTGCTCGGGCTCGTCGTCGTCTACCTCATCGACACCATCGCGCTCATGGTGCTGTTCCGTTTCCTCGCCAACGCCCGGCTGACGGTGAAGCGGATGCTCGGCGGCGCCACCCTCGGAGGAGCCGCCCTGCTCGTGCTGCAGGTCGCCGGCAGCCAACTGCTCGGCGGTGCCTCGCGCAACCCGCTGCTGTCGACCTTCGTGGTGTTCATCGCGATGCTGCTGTGGTTCCGGCTGACGAGCGTCGCGACCCTGGTCGCGGCGGCCTGGATCTCGGTTGCCGCCGACGACCGCGGCGAACTCCTCTACGAGCCGACCGCGAGCGAGCGTGCCGCCATGGAGCACGACGCGCTCGTGCTGGCGGCCGAGATCCGGATGCGCGAGGCCGCCGCAGAGCTCGCCGACGCCACCTGGTGGCGCCGCCCCGCAGCCCGCTGGCGCCTCGACGCCGCCCGCGAAGAACTCGCCGCGCTCGAAGAGCGCGGTCGCGCGGGCGCCTCCTGA
- a CDS encoding NAD(P)H-dependent oxidoreductase → MTEKNVLVLVGSMRAASTNRQLAETVVELAPEGTTLSLFEGHHALPLYNEDVDVEGRLPEAVVAYRRAIADADAVLVVTPEHNGTLPANLKNAIDWSSRPYGASAIAEKPVAVIGTAFGQYGGVWAQDEARKAYGIAGATVLEPKPVAVPHSVVRFAETHPRDDDETVEQLRGFLDEFVTALRAPAAKAA, encoded by the coding sequence ATGACCGAGAAGAACGTGCTCGTGCTCGTCGGCAGCATGCGTGCCGCCTCGACCAACCGGCAGCTCGCCGAGACCGTCGTCGAACTCGCCCCCGAGGGCACCACCCTCAGCCTGTTCGAGGGCCACCACGCCCTGCCGCTCTACAACGAGGACGTCGACGTCGAGGGCCGGCTGCCCGAGGCGGTCGTGGCCTACCGCCGAGCGATCGCCGACGCCGACGCGGTTCTCGTCGTGACGCCCGAGCACAACGGCACCCTGCCCGCGAACCTCAAGAACGCCATCGACTGGTCGTCGCGTCCGTACGGCGCCAGCGCGATCGCCGAGAAGCCCGTGGCCGTGATCGGCACCGCCTTCGGCCAGTACGGCGGGGTGTGGGCCCAGGACGAGGCCCGCAAGGCCTACGGCATCGCGGGAGCGACCGTGCTCGAGCCGAAGCCGGTCGCCGTGCCCCATTCGGTCGTGCGCTTCGCCGAGACCCACCCGCGTGACGACGACGAGACCGTGGAGCAGCTGAGGGGCTTCCTCGACGAGTTCGTCACCGCCCTCAGGGCACCCGCGGCGAAGGCCGCGTAA
- the trxA gene encoding thioredoxin translates to MSTKTLTIDNHDETVADGIVLIDFWADWCGPCKQFAPVFEKASDEHSDITFAKVDTEDQQQLAAAYGITSIPTLVGYRDGIPIFAQPGALPGTVLEDVISQVRGLDMDAVKSDYAKAVAEREAQAGAASAPSPDAV, encoded by the coding sequence ATGTCCACGAAGACTCTGACCATCGACAACCACGACGAGACCGTCGCAGACGGAATCGTGCTGATCGACTTCTGGGCCGACTGGTGCGGCCCGTGCAAGCAGTTCGCCCCGGTCTTCGAGAAGGCGTCGGACGAGCACTCCGACATCACCTTCGCGAAGGTCGACACCGAAGACCAGCAGCAGCTGGCCGCGGCGTACGGCATCACGTCGATTCCGACGCTCGTGGGGTATCGCGACGGCATCCCGATCTTCGCGCAGCCCGGGGCCCTGCCTGGCACCGTGCTCGAAGACGTCATCTCCCAGGTGCGCGGCCTCGACATGGACGCCGTGAAGAGCGACTACGCCAAGGCGGTCGCCGAGCGCGAAGCGCAGGCGGGCGCTGCGAGCGCCCCGTCGCCCGACGCGGTCTAG
- a CDS encoding AEC family transporter, whose protein sequence is MLGVLTGFGIIGFVILVGYLVQRLGFLPGNSIRVMNQVAFFVATPALLFTVLSRSHPAEVFSAPMAVTALIVVIGATVFIAASRLWFRRPVAETTIGAASSVYVNANNIGLPVATYVLGSAQYVAPLLLLQLVVMAPLVLGTLDIATSGRASFGRIVTQPLRNPMIIASAAGLVLAVTGVQLPDAVFAPFELIGGAAIPLVLLSFGMSLVGQRPLQAGNGRAEIVVAGAIKLVLMPISAYLLGRFVFGLSGHELFGVVALAALPTAQNIYNFASRYQRGIVIARDTVLLTTIGSVPMLVLVAALLA, encoded by the coding sequence GTGCTAGGGGTGCTGACCGGCTTCGGCATCATCGGCTTCGTCATCCTCGTCGGCTACCTGGTGCAGCGACTCGGCTTCCTCCCCGGCAACAGCATCCGGGTGATGAACCAGGTGGCGTTCTTCGTCGCGACACCAGCGCTGCTGTTCACGGTGCTGAGCCGATCCCACCCCGCGGAGGTGTTCTCCGCGCCGATGGCGGTGACCGCGTTGATCGTCGTCATCGGTGCCACCGTCTTCATCGCCGCCTCACGACTGTGGTTCAGGCGTCCGGTGGCCGAGACCACCATCGGCGCGGCCTCCTCGGTCTACGTGAACGCGAACAACATCGGTCTGCCGGTGGCCACCTACGTGCTGGGCAGTGCGCAATACGTGGCGCCGTTGTTATTGCTGCAGCTGGTCGTCATGGCTCCGCTCGTGCTCGGCACCCTCGACATCGCCACGAGCGGGCGCGCGTCGTTCGGACGCATCGTGACGCAGCCCCTCCGCAACCCGATGATCATCGCGTCGGCGGCGGGCCTCGTGCTCGCCGTGACCGGCGTGCAGCTGCCCGATGCGGTGTTCGCGCCGTTCGAGCTCATCGGCGGAGCGGCCATCCCCCTGGTGCTGCTGTCGTTCGGCATGTCCCTCGTGGGCCAGCGCCCATTGCAGGCGGGCAACGGGCGGGCCGAGATCGTCGTCGCCGGCGCGATCAAGCTCGTCCTCATGCCGATATCGGCATATCTTCTCGGGAGGTTCGTGTTCGGATTGTCGGGGCACGAGTTGTTCGGGGTCGTCGCGCTCGCCGCCCTCCCGACCGCCCAGAACATCTACAACTTCGCGTCGCGCTATCAACGCGGCATCGTGATTGCCCGCGACACCGTGCTGCTCACCACCATCGGGTCGGTGCCCATGCTGGTGCTCGTCGCGGCGCTGCTCGCCTGA
- a CDS encoding amino acid transporter — MSSSSVGAGSSITPGEPHPAPAPQGSRLRRWLTDGLSERAGRHPGPGAVKPEKTRSWWRVMCLTGVDYFSTLGYQPAIAALAAGLLSPIATVVLVLVTLFGALPVYRRVARESHRGEGSIAMLERLLPWWGGKLVVLVLLGFAATDFMITITLSAADASAHAIENPFAPDWLQGQNIAITLVLILALAVVFLRGFKEAINIAVVLVAVFLLLNAVVIAVAIGHVASNTVVIDDWWKALTTQHGDPLMMIAIALIAFPKLALGLSGFETGVAVMPQIKGDEGDTPANPVGRIRGTKRLLTTAAVIMSTFLITSSVTTTLLIPQKAFEAGGPANGRALAYLAHEYLGEGFGTAYDVATIAILWFAGASAMAGLLNLVPRYLPRYGMAPQWAGLVRPLVLVFTAIAVIITLVFRANVDAQAGAYATGVLVLITSASLAVTLSAKRKKQRKAMVAFGIVTVVFVYTTIANIIERPDGVRIAGLFILGIVVVSVVSRVQRSFQLRATSVTFDPEALDYLLSDADEYDSLRIIAHEPDAPAGTSDAELAAEYRQKIDEERRDAGIPRGTPVIFLEVIPSDSSDFEEDLVVHGEARLGYRVLTVRSGNIPNTIASVLLEMRELTGVVPDVYFSWTEGSPISNMLRYLVTGTGEVAPVTREVLRRAESDPRHRPEVHVS; from the coding sequence ATGTCTTCTTCGAGCGTCGGGGCGGGGTCGTCGATCACGCCCGGGGAGCCGCACCCGGCCCCCGCTCCGCAGGGGTCTCGCCTGCGCCGCTGGCTGACCGACGGGCTCTCCGAGCGCGCGGGCCGACACCCCGGGCCGGGGGCGGTCAAGCCCGAGAAGACGCGGTCGTGGTGGCGGGTGATGTGCCTCACCGGCGTCGACTACTTCTCCACCCTCGGCTACCAGCCGGCCATCGCCGCGCTGGCGGCCGGCCTGCTCAGCCCCATCGCCACGGTCGTGCTCGTGCTCGTCACGCTGTTCGGGGCACTGCCGGTGTACCGCCGGGTCGCCCGCGAGAGTCACCGCGGCGAGGGTTCCATCGCCATGCTGGAGCGTCTCCTGCCATGGTGGGGCGGCAAGCTCGTGGTGCTGGTGCTGCTCGGCTTCGCAGCGACCGACTTCATGATCACCATCACCCTCTCGGCGGCCGACGCGAGCGCGCACGCCATCGAGAACCCGTTCGCCCCCGACTGGCTGCAGGGCCAGAACATCGCGATCACGCTCGTGCTCATCCTCGCCCTCGCCGTCGTCTTCCTCCGCGGCTTCAAGGAGGCCATCAACATCGCGGTGGTGCTGGTCGCGGTGTTCCTGCTCCTGAACGCCGTGGTGATCGCGGTCGCCATCGGTCACGTCGCCTCGAACACCGTCGTCATCGACGACTGGTGGAAGGCCCTCACCACCCAGCACGGCGACCCGCTGATGATGATCGCGATCGCCCTCATCGCCTTCCCCAAGCTCGCGCTCGGGCTCTCGGGCTTCGAGACCGGTGTCGCCGTGATGCCGCAGATCAAGGGTGACGAGGGCGACACGCCTGCGAACCCGGTGGGGCGCATCCGGGGCACGAAGCGGCTGCTCACCACGGCGGCCGTCATCATGAGCACCTTCCTCATCACCTCGAGCGTCACGACGACGCTGCTCATCCCGCAGAAGGCGTTCGAGGCGGGCGGCCCCGCCAACGGCCGCGCGCTCGCCTACCTCGCCCACGAGTACCTGGGCGAGGGCTTCGGCACGGCCTACGACGTCGCGACCATCGCCATCCTCTGGTTCGCCGGCGCCTCGGCGATGGCCGGGCTCCTCAACCTGGTGCCGCGCTACCTGCCGAGGTACGGCATGGCCCCGCAGTGGGCCGGACTCGTGCGCCCCCTGGTGCTCGTGTTCACCGCCATCGCCGTCATCATCACGCTCGTATTCCGCGCGAACGTCGACGCACAGGCGGGCGCCTACGCCACAGGAGTGCTCGTGCTCATCACCTCGGCGTCGCTCGCCGTCACGCTCTCGGCCAAGCGCAAGAAGCAGCGCAAGGCCATGGTCGCGTTCGGCATCGTCACCGTCGTGTTCGTCTACACCACGATCGCGAACATCATCGAGCGGCCCGACGGTGTGCGCATCGCAGGCCTGTTCATCCTCGGAATCGTCGTCGTGTCTGTCGTGTCGAGGGTGCAGCGGTCGTTCCAGCTGCGCGCCACCTCGGTGACCTTCGACCCCGAGGCGCTCGACTACCTGCTGAGCGATGCCGACGAGTACGACTCTCTGCGCATCATCGCCCATGAACCGGATGCGCCTGCCGGCACGAGCGACGCCGAGCTCGCCGCGGAGTACCGGCAGAAGATCGACGAGGAGCGCCGCGACGCGGGCATCCCCCGCGGTACGCCGGTCATCTTCCTCGAGGTCATCCCCTCCGACTCGTCCGACTTCGAAGAAGACCTCGTCGTCCACGGCGAGGCCAGGCTCGGCTACCGCGTGCTCACCGTGCGCAGCGGCAACATCCCGAACACCATCGCCTCGGTGCTGCTCGAGATGCGCGAGCTCACGGGCGTCGTGCCCGACGTCTACTTCAGCTGGACCGAGGGCAGCCCCATCTCGAACATGCTCCGCTACCTGGTGACGGGCACCGGTGAGGTCGCGCCTGTCACGCGCGAGGTGCTGCGCCGGGCCGAGTCAGACCCGAGACACCGCCCCGAGGTGCACGTCAGCTGA
- a CDS encoding exodeoxyribonuclease III, with protein sequence MRVATWNVNSIRARVGRVVDWLVREDVDVLAMQEIKCKESQFPFDAFHEAGYEVVLHGLNQWNGVAFASRLPMTDAANTFTGMPGFGKALDDGSLPLEARALGVTVDGVRLWSLYVPNGRELENAHYDYKLAWLAELAEQTKAWLAAHPDQPLALMGDWNIAPLDTDVWDIGAFAGSTHVSAPERAAFAAFEQIGLSDVVRPLVPEGYTYWDYKQLRFPRNEGMRIDFILGSQPFADLVTSARIDRNERKGDAPSDHVPVVVDLDLDLETDDDDRPMIFG encoded by the coding sequence ATGCGTGTTGCGACCTGGAACGTGAACTCCATCCGTGCCCGAGTGGGGAGGGTCGTCGACTGGCTGGTGCGGGAAGACGTCGACGTGCTGGCGATGCAGGAGATCAAGTGCAAGGAGTCGCAGTTCCCGTTCGACGCCTTCCACGAGGCCGGGTACGAGGTGGTGCTGCACGGTCTCAACCAGTGGAACGGTGTGGCGTTCGCGAGCCGCCTGCCGATGACGGATGCGGCGAACACCTTCACCGGCATGCCCGGCTTCGGCAAGGCCCTCGACGACGGCTCGCTGCCGCTCGAGGCCCGCGCGCTCGGCGTCACCGTCGACGGCGTGCGGCTGTGGAGCCTGTACGTGCCGAACGGCCGCGAGCTCGAGAACGCGCACTACGACTACAAGCTGGCCTGGCTCGCCGAGCTGGCGGAGCAGACGAAGGCGTGGCTCGCCGCGCACCCCGACCAGCCGCTCGCGCTCATGGGCGACTGGAACATCGCCCCGCTCGACACCGACGTGTGGGACATCGGCGCGTTCGCCGGCTCGACCCACGTCTCGGCGCCCGAGCGTGCCGCATTCGCGGCGTTCGAGCAGATCGGCCTGAGCGACGTGGTGCGCCCACTGGTGCCCGAGGGCTACACCTACTGGGACTACAAGCAGCTGCGCTTCCCGCGCAACGAGGGCATGCGCATCGACTTCATCCTCGGCTCGCAGCCCTTCGCCGACCTCGTCACCTCCGCCCGCATCGACCGCAACGAGCGCAAGGGCGACGCCCCCTCCGACCACGTGCCGGTCGTCGTCGACCTCGACCTCGACCTGGAGACCGACGACGACGACCGGCCGATGATCTTCGGCTGA
- a CDS encoding TetR/AcrR family transcriptional regulator, with protein MEPLDPLALPRIPLVGPPVAERADAARNRAKLVAAARRIVEREGVAALTTDRLAAEAAVGKGTVFRRFGSRAGIFQALLDDVEREFQGRFLGGPPPLGPGAPAVERLVAFGRARLEVLSRQAPIMRAAELPPEQHYEVPARRIVELHIATLLREAGATAQTDAGVLSFQLLSVLEGALTIPEARLTDEHLARLADGWERLVRAVTRPTAEE; from the coding sequence ATGGAGCCGCTCGATCCGCTGGCCCTCCCTCGTATTCCGCTGGTGGGGCCACCGGTGGCTGAGCGCGCCGACGCCGCGCGCAACCGAGCGAAGCTCGTCGCGGCGGCGCGCCGCATCGTCGAGCGCGAGGGCGTTGCCGCCCTCACCACCGACCGCCTCGCCGCCGAGGCAGCGGTGGGCAAAGGGACGGTGTTCCGCCGCTTCGGCTCACGCGCGGGCATCTTCCAGGCGCTCCTCGACGACGTCGAACGCGAGTTCCAGGGAAGGTTTTTGGGGGGACCGCCGCCGCTCGGCCCCGGAGCCCCCGCCGTCGAGCGCCTGGTGGCCTTCGGGCGCGCCCGCCTCGAGGTGCTCTCACGCCAGGCGCCGATCATGCGTGCCGCCGAACTCCCTCCCGAACAGCACTACGAAGTGCCGGCCCGGCGCATCGTCGAACTGCACATCGCGACCCTGCTGCGTGAGGCGGGTGCGACAGCCCAGACGGATGCGGGGGTGCTGTCGTTCCAGCTGCTGTCGGTACTCGAGGGGGCGCTGACGATCCCCGAGGCGCGACTCACCGACGAGCACCTCGCGCGCCTCGCCGACGGCTGGGAGCGCCTCGTGCGGGCGGTCACCCGCCCCACCGCCGAGGAGTGA